In Clostridium sp., one DNA window encodes the following:
- a CDS encoding FadR/GntR family transcriptional regulator produces the protein MPIKKANRSTLVGQVAAQIEEMIENGQWKVGKKIPAEPELMIKFDVSRNTLREAIQSLVHIGLLETRQGIGTTVKSDSGLELVLQKKIQKSDLLETLEVRLGFEREAAQLAAERRTEDDLQKIRNCLNECKTATQNNDLFQFVKTDIAFHKSIVQATHNKMFIEIYENITDALQSSINKSMEIKDPVHLENEVHTDLFRAIELKDSNLALNCVNQYLNDTKKSLILLYK, from the coding sequence ATGCCTATTAAAAAAGCAAATCGCTCGACTTTGGTAGGTCAAGTTGCAGCGCAAATTGAAGAAATGATAGAAAATGGTCAATGGAAAGTTGGTAAGAAAATTCCTGCTGAACCAGAATTGATGATTAAATTTGATGTAAGCAGAAATACATTGAGGGAAGCAATTCAATCTTTAGTTCATATAGGACTGCTTGAAACTCGTCAAGGCATTGGAACTACAGTTAAATCAGACAGTGGTTTAGAATTGGTTTTACAGAAAAAAATTCAAAAAAGTGATTTGCTGGAAACTTTAGAAGTGCGTTTAGGGTTTGAACGGGAAGCAGCCCAACTTGCTGCTGAAAGAAGAACCGAAGATGATTTACAGAAAATTAGAAATTGCCTTAATGAATGTAAAACAGCAACACAAAATAATGATTTATTTCAATTTGTAAAAACGGATATTGCTTTTCATAAATCTATTGTGCAGGCTACACATAATAAAATGTTCATTGAAATTTATGAAAATATTACTGATGCATTACAAAGTTCCATCAATAAAAGTATGGAAATTAAAGATCCGGTTCATCTTGAAAATGAGGTTCATACGGATCTTTTTCGTGCTATTGAGTTGAAAGATTCAAATTTAGCTTTGAATTGTGTCAATCAATATTTAAATGATACAAAAAAATCATTGATTCTTCTGTATAAGTGA
- a CDS encoding TetR/AcrR family transcriptional regulator, which produces MNYSIKQIIKEAAEKLILQKGFKDTTIKEISKSAKISVGTIYRYYKNKEEILNDIGRMDLKYVSYSQDSKRKEIMDVALDVFGTRGYARTNMEDIANKVGMSKAFIYQYFNNKHELFISTIREFSQVQTIFDLHEVNKDHIDVEKILTQIGTILLSIFKNPQKLKLMRIIIAETHNFPEIGELFFCQVVEKIAKDLSEILKSYIYGDIDPVLSIKFFVGAIWSLVFLQEMLPLEDRNYDDEAIVKNAVKIFQYGALKYNVNLS; this is translated from the coding sequence ATGAATTATAGCATTAAACAAATAATAAAAGAAGCTGCGGAGAAACTCATTTTGCAGAAAGGATTCAAAGATACTACAATTAAGGAGATTTCAAAAAGTGCAAAGATATCTGTAGGTACTATATATCGCTATTATAAAAATAAGGAAGAAATCCTCAATGATATAGGAAGAATGGATTTAAAGTATGTATCTTATTCTCAGGACAGTAAGCGAAAGGAAATAATGGATGTTGCCCTTGATGTCTTTGGAACAAGAGGATACGCTAGAACAAATATGGAAGATATAGCTAATAAGGTAGGTATGTCAAAAGCTTTCATTTATCAATACTTTAACAATAAACATGAACTATTTATTTCCACAATTAGAGAATTCTCACAAGTACAGACCATTTTTGATCTGCATGAAGTTAATAAGGATCATATAGATGTAGAAAAAATTTTAACGCAAATCGGAACGATACTTCTTTCTATATTCAAGAATCCGCAAAAATTGAAACTGATGAGGATTATTATTGCAGAAACTCACAATTTCCCGGAAATAGGAGAACTCTTTTTTTGCCAGGTGGTTGAAAAAATTGCAAAAGATTTAAGTGAGATATTAAAATCTTATATTTATGGAGATATAGATCCTGTGCTGTCAATTAAATTTTTTGTTGGGGCTATTTGGTCATTAGTCTTTTTACAAGAAATGCTGCCGCTGGAAGATAGAAATTATGATGATGAAGCTATTGTTAAAAATGCTGTGAAAATATTTCAGTATGGAGCTTTGAAGTATAATGTTAATCTTTCATAA
- a CDS encoding radical SAM protein, producing the protein MKIKDNLEKITKQTIVNKIVGYLDKNPEENIDKIFKGIKMLTKDESALAQIEFVENYYNNDKYKHEYIQDILKNTDTKCLKKFFSCFFANANWFAGPKRQKYMEEEDTKIPFVMLLSPSMRCSLHCKGCYASSFSKKDDIPPEEVDRIIGEARDLGIYYIIILGGEPFFNDYLLDIYEKYDDIMFTPFTSGLFLDEKIADRLKKSGNVIPMLSIEGFEKDTDERRGKGTYKKVLKAMDILHERGILFGVSSAVTRTNINTVLSDEFTDMLIEKGSKMSWYFLFMPVNGEDEDFDMMLTGEQRDYLGRRSREMRANKPYFTLDFFNDAPYVGGCIAGKYFFHVNSKEDVEPCIFSHFSTVNLKGRHLIEAFRDPFFKKLRSMQPYNKNMLRPCSMIDNTNVIINVCKEVGAKPDDAGAEKMLHDPEFHEKIMKSSKEFAPYAEKTWKEFFKESGNDKFAKG; encoded by the coding sequence ATGAAAATAAAAGATAATTTAGAGAAAATTACCAAACAGACTATTGTAAATAAAATTGTTGGTTACCTTGATAAAAACCCGGAAGAAAACATAGATAAAATTTTTAAGGGTATTAAAATGCTGACTAAAGATGAATCTGCATTGGCCCAAATTGAATTTGTTGAGAATTATTATAACAATGATAAATACAAACATGAATATATTCAGGATATTTTAAAAAATACAGATACTAAATGTCTCAAAAAATTTTTTTCATGTTTTTTTGCAAATGCAAACTGGTTTGCCGGACCAAAAAGGCAGAAATATATGGAGGAAGAGGATACTAAAATACCATTTGTCATGCTTTTAAGCCCATCCATGAGATGTTCACTTCACTGCAAGGGATGTTATGCTTCAAGTTTTAGCAAAAAGGATGACATTCCACCGGAAGAAGTTGACAGAATTATAGGAGAGGCAAGAGATCTTGGAATTTATTACATTATTATTTTAGGTGGAGAACCTTTCTTCAATGACTATCTTCTGGACATTTATGAGAAATATGATGATATAATGTTTACACCATTTACTAGCGGACTTTTTCTTGATGAAAAAATTGCAGACAGACTTAAGAAAAGCGGCAATGTGATACCTATGCTTTCAATTGAAGGTTTCGAAAAGGATACTGATGAACGTAGAGGAAAAGGCACATATAAAAAGGTATTGAAAGCCATGGATATACTCCATGAGAGAGGAATACTGTTCGGAGTGTCTTCGGCTGTTACGAGGACTAATATAAATACGGTGCTCAGTGATGAATTTACAGATATGTTGATTGAAAAAGGTTCTAAAATGAGCTGGTACTTTTTATTCATGCCAGTGAATGGTGAAGATGAAGATTTTGATATGATGCTTACAGGAGAACAGCGGGATTATCTTGGACGAAGATCCAGGGAAATGAGAGCTAATAAACCATATTTTACCCTTGACTTCTTCAATGATGCTCCGTATGTTGGAGGGTGCATTGCAGGTAAATACTTCTTCCATGTCAACTCTAAAGAAGATGTCGAGCCATGCATATTTTCACATTTTTCAACTGTTAATTTGAAAGGCAGACATTTGATAGAGGCATTCAGGGATCCATTCTTTAAGAAATTAAGATCCATGCAGCCTTATAATAAAAACATGTTGAGGCCGTGCAGCATGATAGACAATACCAATGTGATAATAAATGTATGCAAGGAAGTAGGGGCTAAGCCGGACGATGCCGGAGCAGAGAAAATGCTTCATGATCCTGAATTTCACGAAAAGATAATGAAGTCATCGAAAGAATTTGCACCATATGCTGAAAAAACCTGGAAAGAATTTTTTAAAGAGAGTGGTAATGACAAGTTTGCCAAAGGATAA
- a CDS encoding TetR/AcrR family transcriptional regulator, whose protein sequence is MNGFEKRRKQKQESILSAALELFKQKGPNKTSITDIADLAHVSESSVYNFYTNKENLKKELIKKIICDDYLKTINILENSDCVLDKLKDLLVVKTEFFINFSWYALTDPKGEDFISECIGSDNYLKYTDATVTLIEKGKSEGVFDATISTKSMLKYLDIIRYYFINNPALFNNDTTFSKEIYMLFLNAFIKKK, encoded by the coding sequence GGTTTTGAAAAAAGACGAAAACAAAAGCAAGAGTCAATTTTAAGTGCAGCTCTTGAACTATTTAAACAAAAAGGACCAAATAAAACAAGTATTACTGACATTGCTGATTTGGCGCATGTTTCTGAGTCTTCAGTTTATAATTTTTATACGAACAAGGAAAATCTAAAGAAAGAATTAATAAAAAAAATAATATGTGATGATTACTTAAAAACAATTAATATTCTAGAAAATTCAGACTGTGTCCTTGACAAACTCAAGGACCTATTAGTTGTAAAAACCGAGTTCTTTATAAATTTCTCATGGTACGCTTTAACCGATCCTAAAGGTGAAGACTTTATTAGCGAATGTATTGGTTCTGATAACTATTTAAAATATACTGATGCAACAGTAACTCTCATTGAGAAAGGGAAAAGCGAAGGTGTATTTGATGCTACAATATCCACAAAGTCCATGTTAAAGTACCTTGATATAATTCGATACTATTTCATAAACAATCCTGCTTTATTTAACAACGACACTACTTTTTCAAAAGAAATATATATGCTCTTCTTGAATGCATTTATAAAGAAAAAATAA